The proteins below come from a single Carnobacterium divergens DSM 20623 genomic window:
- the ruvB gene encoding Holliday junction branch migration DNA helicase RuvB: protein MTFEERIVSGESEDGVEITIEKSLRPQTLAQYIGQDKVKKELTIYIEAAKNREEALDHVLLYGPPGLGKTTMAMVIANEMQVGIRTTSGPAIEKAGDLVALLNELEAGDVLFIDEIHRMPRMVEEMLYSAMEDFFVDIIVGQGPSAHPVHFPLPPFTLIGATTRAGLLSAPLRDRFGIVSHMEYYPVKDLKEIVIRSADVFQTKINDTGAHEIARRSRGTPRIANRLLKRVRDYAQVEGEGEVSQRMADEALALLRVDQEGLDYVDQKMMTTMIELYRGGPVGLSTIAANIGEETETVEDMYEPYLLQMGFLQRTPRGRIVTPLGYEHLGYSYPTEKI from the coding sequence ATGACATTTGAAGAACGGATTGTTTCTGGAGAGAGTGAGGACGGAGTAGAGATAACAATTGAAAAATCTTTACGCCCTCAAACGTTAGCTCAATACATCGGACAAGACAAAGTAAAAAAAGAGTTAACGATTTACATTGAAGCAGCTAAAAACCGAGAAGAAGCATTAGACCACGTACTCTTATATGGACCACCAGGTTTAGGGAAAACAACAATGGCAATGGTAATTGCAAATGAAATGCAAGTAGGAATTCGAACGACCAGTGGTCCGGCAATTGAAAAGGCTGGCGATTTGGTGGCGTTATTAAATGAATTAGAGGCAGGAGACGTTCTGTTTATCGATGAAATCCATCGCATGCCTCGAATGGTAGAAGAAATGCTGTATTCCGCAATGGAAGACTTTTTTGTTGATATTATTGTTGGACAAGGTCCAAGCGCTCACCCCGTCCATTTTCCATTGCCGCCCTTTACGTTAATTGGTGCGACAACAAGAGCAGGTTTGTTATCTGCGCCTTTAAGGGATCGATTTGGAATAGTTTCCCATATGGAATATTATCCAGTGAAAGATTTAAAAGAAATCGTGATCCGCTCAGCAGACGTTTTTCAAACGAAAATCAACGATACGGGAGCCCATGAAATTGCTAGACGCTCAAGAGGAACCCCACGGATTGCGAATCGCTTATTAAAACGCGTGCGAGATTATGCTCAAGTCGAAGGCGAAGGTGAAGTCAGTCAAAGAATGGCAGATGAAGCGCTAGCTCTATTACGAGTCGATCAAGAAGGATTGGATTATGTTGATCAAAAAATGATGACTACGATGATTGAATTGTATCGTGGAGGGCCAGTTGGTTTGTCAACGATTGCAGCTAATATTGGAGAAGAAACAGAAACCGTAGAAGATATGTACGAACCGTATTTATTGCAAATGGGTTTTCTGCAACGGACACCAAGAGGACGGATTGTGACCCCTTTAGGCTACGAGCATTTAGGGTATTCTTATCCTACAGAAAAAATTTAA
- the queA gene encoding tRNA preQ1(34) S-adenosylmethionine ribosyltransferase-isomerase QueA: MLSTKDFDFDLPEELIAQTPLSDRSSSRLLVLDSKTGEVSDKHFTDILDELHAGDALVMNDTRVLPARLYGTKPETGGHLEVLLLKNTVNDQWETLVKPAKRAKVGTEISFGDGRLKATVVEELEHGGRIVDFSYEGIFLEVLESLGEMPLPPYIKERLEDNERYQTVYAKENGSAAAPTAGLHFTEDLLAKIKAKGVELVFLTLHVGLGTFRPVSVDSIEDHDMHSEFYRLTEAAAAKLNQVKAEGGRIVAVGTTSIRTLETIGTKFDGEIKADSGWTSIFISPGYQFKVVDAFSTNFHLPKSTLVMLVSAFAGRENVLAAYHHAVEERYRFFSFGDAMFVK, encoded by the coding sequence ATGTTATCAACGAAAGATTTTGATTTTGATTTACCAGAAGAACTAATTGCTCAAACCCCGCTAAGTGACCGCTCAAGTTCTCGTTTACTTGTTTTGGATAGCAAGACGGGTGAGGTATCCGATAAGCACTTTACAGATATTTTAGATGAATTACATGCAGGGGACGCGTTAGTAATGAATGACACACGTGTTTTACCAGCTAGACTTTATGGAACAAAGCCAGAAACCGGCGGACATTTAGAAGTATTACTATTAAAAAATACAGTCAATGACCAGTGGGAGACACTCGTTAAACCAGCAAAACGTGCAAAAGTTGGAACTGAAATTAGCTTTGGTGACGGTCGTTTAAAAGCAACGGTTGTGGAAGAATTAGAACATGGCGGTAGAATTGTTGATTTTTCATATGAGGGCATCTTTCTTGAAGTCTTAGAATCTCTTGGCGAAATGCCATTGCCTCCTTATATTAAAGAACGTTTAGAAGACAATGAACGCTATCAAACGGTTTACGCTAAGGAAAATGGATCAGCGGCAGCGCCAACAGCAGGGTTGCATTTTACAGAGGACCTGTTAGCAAAAATCAAAGCAAAAGGTGTTGAACTTGTTTTTCTAACACTTCATGTTGGTTTAGGTACTTTTAGACCTGTTAGTGTGGATTCCATTGAGGACCATGATATGCATTCCGAATTTTACCGTCTAACAGAAGCAGCAGCAGCAAAACTGAATCAAGTAAAAGCAGAAGGTGGAAGAATTGTCGCAGTTGGAACGACTTCTATTCGGACACTTGAAACAATTGGCACAAAATTTGATGGTGAAATCAAAGCCGATAGTGGCTGGACAAGTATTTTTATTTCACCTGGTTATCAATTTAAAGTGGTTGATGCTTTTTCAACTAATTTTCATTTACCAAAATCAACATTGGTTATGTTGGTGAGTGCCTTTGCAGGACGAGAAAATGTTTTAGCAGCCTACCATCATGCAGTGGAAGAACGCTACCGCTTCTTTAGCTTTGGCGATGCGATGTTTGTCAAATAA
- a CDS encoding TetR/AcrR family transcriptional regulator: MSPIDEKKMTGTQQRIIDAALHLISHVGYKSTTTKLIAQEAHVNETTIFKNFKSKEALMDTAFKQHANQIKEEVDAFFSQPFSSTRELLEKTGYFIEDIYSRHRDVVIGSIKEVGNEKAQTIFTYKQEYINHSLCQQLQRLSDHPNYTKSEYETLCFIFNNSILALLIRDIRHDKEDTLTHVTLDSIIQMMLQPFKD, encoded by the coding sequence GTGAGTCCAATCGACGAGAAAAAGATGACTGGAACGCAACAAAGAATTATTGATGCGGCGTTGCATTTAATTTCTCATGTTGGGTATAAAAGTACAACAACAAAACTAATTGCCCAAGAGGCTCATGTTAACGAAACAACGATTTTTAAAAACTTTAAATCAAAAGAAGCGTTAATGGACACAGCGTTTAAGCAACATGCCAATCAAATCAAAGAAGAAGTTGATGCGTTTTTCTCACAACCCTTTAGCTCAACAAGAGAGTTGCTTGAAAAAACAGGCTACTTTATTGAAGACATCTATTCAAGGCATCGCGACGTGGTGATTGGTTCAATTAAAGAAGTCGGAAACGAAAAAGCACAAACTATTTTTACCTATAAGCAAGAATATATTAATCATTCTTTATGCCAACAGTTGCAACGCTTATCCGATCATCCTAATTATACAAAGTCAGAATATGAAACCTTATGTTTTATCTTTAATAATTCGATTCTTGCGTTATTGATTCGTGATATCCGTCATGACAAGGAAGATACGTTAACTCATGTTACATTAGATAGTATCATTCAGATGATGCTGCAGCCGTTTAAAGATTAA
- the tgt gene encoding tRNA guanosine(34) transglycosylase Tgt: MTEPAIKYRLIKKEKHTGARLGEIITPHGTFPTPMFMPVGTLATVKSIAPEELDAMGAGIILSNTYHLWLRPGEDIVQEAGGLHKFMNWDKGILTDSGGFQVFSLSDMRRIEEEGVHFRNHLNGSKMFLSPEKAIDIQNKLGPDIMMSFDECPPFEESFEYVKKSIERTSRWAERGLKAHANPSTQGLFGIIQGAGYKELRQQSARDLISMDFPGYSIGGLSVGEPKHLMNEVLEYTTPLIPEDKPRYLMGVGSADSLIDGVIRGVDMFDCVLPTRIARNGTCMTSAGRLVVKNAQYERDFRPIDEKCDCHTCKNYSRAYIRHLIKADETFGLRLTSYHNLYFLQNLMKNVRQAIMDDNLLEFREAFFEEYGFNKPNAKNF, encoded by the coding sequence ATGACAGAGCCAGCAATTAAATACCGCTTAATCAAAAAAGAAAAACACACCGGCGCTCGACTTGGAGAAATTATCACACCACACGGAACGTTCCCTACGCCAATGTTTATGCCAGTAGGAACCTTAGCCACTGTAAAGAGTATTGCACCTGAAGAATTGGATGCAATGGGTGCTGGAATTATTTTAAGCAATACTTACCATTTATGGTTACGTCCAGGTGAAGACATTGTGCAAGAAGCCGGCGGATTACACAAATTTATGAATTGGGATAAAGGAATCTTAACAGATTCTGGTGGTTTCCAAGTCTTTTCATTAAGTGATATGCGTCGCATTGAAGAAGAAGGGGTTCATTTTAGAAATCATTTAAATGGGTCAAAAATGTTCCTATCTCCAGAAAAAGCGATTGACATTCAAAATAAATTAGGTCCAGATATTATGATGAGTTTCGATGAATGTCCACCTTTTGAAGAAAGCTTTGAATACGTTAAAAAATCAATTGAACGTACAAGCCGTTGGGCAGAGCGTGGGTTAAAAGCACATGCAAATCCATCGACACAAGGTTTATTTGGTATCATTCAAGGAGCGGGCTACAAAGAATTAAGACAGCAAAGCGCAAGAGATTTGATTTCAATGGATTTCCCTGGGTATTCTATTGGCGGATTGTCTGTTGGAGAACCCAAACATTTAATGAATGAAGTGTTGGAATACACAACACCACTGATTCCAGAAGACAAACCAAGATATTTGATGGGTGTTGGTTCAGCGGATTCCTTAATTGATGGCGTGATCCGAGGCGTTGATATGTTTGATTGTGTATTGCCAACTCGAATTGCCCGTAACGGTACTTGTATGACAAGTGCAGGTCGCTTAGTTGTTAAAAATGCTCAATACGAGCGTGATTTTAGACCAATTGATGAAAAATGCGATTGCCATACATGTAAAAATTACTCGAGAGCGTATATTCGTCATTTAATTAAAGCAGACGAAACTTTCGGTTTACGTTTAACAAGCTATCACAATTTATACTTCTTACAAAACCTAATGAAAAATGTTCGTCAAGCAATCATGGACGACAATTTATTAGAATTTAGAGAAGCATTTTTTGAAGAATATGGGTTTAACAAGCCAAATGCAAAAAACTTTTAA
- the yajC gene encoding preprotein translocase subunit YajC, which translates to MSGIVTFLPLIAIFGLMYFMMIKPQKKAADEKKKMMESLKKGDAIVTIGGLHGIVDEVVEVDRTVVIDCDGVFLTFERGAIARIKETAAATPVEVKEEVLVEEPTVVEEVEVIEETPNETK; encoded by the coding sequence ATGTCAGGTATTGTAACGTTTTTACCATTGATCGCAATTTTTGGATTAATGTACTTTATGATGATTAAACCGCAGAAAAAAGCGGCAGATGAAAAGAAAAAAATGATGGAATCTTTGAAAAAAGGTGACGCTATCGTAACGATTGGTGGTTTACACGGAATCGTTGATGAAGTAGTTGAAGTAGACCGTACCGTTGTTATTGATTGCGATGGAGTCTTCTTAACTTTTGAACGAGGTGCAATTGCTCGTATTAAAGAAACAGCTGCTGCAACACCAGTTGAAGTAAAAGAAGAAGTATTAGTTGAAGAACCAACGGTTGTTGAAGAAGTAGAAGTTATTGAAGAAACACCAAATGAAACAAAATAA
- the mprF gene encoding bifunctional lysylphosphatidylglycerol flippase/synthetase MprF yields MKEKFKKIMEGVLQHLTLIKIIFVGFVSLFVVLQVIKIAADINYRDLKENLFTQSPVAIGLMLIAGLIAILPMMIYDFTIVELLPGKFSKKHIFTSGWITNTFTNIGGFGGFLGASLRATFYGEGASHKEILIAISKIAVFLLSGLSILSLVALGSFSLPGYGEGFRHYWPWLVGGGLYFPILFTFTKIKSKTLFTDLPLKREFKLIVGSVLEWSGAMGCFILIGYLLQEPIQLGQVFPLFVIASIIGIVSMVPGGVGTFDVFMIYGLGQLGVSKELAVVWLLFYRIFYYIIPFFIGISFFTHDGAQKINRYLDGLPKQFIQKVAHGFLVVFVYSSGIMMILISTVPNLAFNSHLFARLYPFTFFFLTQLSNVIFGFLLLGLARGIEGKVKKAYWPTIIILGFGILNTLTKDFSWGLTIFLGIVIVCVYLSRHEFYRNKLVYSWGKALLDGAVLFGSLLLYILVGYFNSPRFHHRRPILFHSSLFPTGHVWLAGLIGVVIGLISLAIVISYLMRSKLKIGVSLDEERLKAVINQFGGNEVSHLAFLRDKYFYYYGEDQVVFQFRQEADKLVVMGEPIGDSSLFEKAIVDFMDVADQFGYSVVFYEVSGSLVMILHELGYDFMKVGEEGHVSLPEFTLSGKKRRAERALVNKIEREGYLFEMLQPPFSASQFEELKQISDEWLEKRTEKGFSLGFYDEFYLNQAEIAVVKTPEGQLIAFASMMPTGSDELISIDLMRYKTKEAPNGVMDYLFIKLFEYNQELGFQAFNMGMAPLSNVGATRYSFISERIAGLLYRFGTKLYGFQGLRHYKEKYVTTWIPKYVAFRKKSSILFTMLQLVTLVGKKRQIDIK; encoded by the coding sequence ATGAAAGAGAAATTCAAAAAAATAATGGAGGGTGTTTTGCAACATCTAACACTGATCAAAATTATTTTTGTGGGGTTTGTTTCATTGTTTGTGGTCTTACAGGTCATAAAAATTGCTGCTGATATTAATTACCGTGATTTAAAGGAAAATTTATTTACGCAAAGTCCAGTAGCGATTGGTTTGATGTTGATTGCAGGGTTAATTGCTATTTTACCGATGATGATTTATGATTTTACAATCGTTGAATTGTTACCTGGAAAGTTTAGTAAAAAGCATATTTTTACCTCTGGATGGATTACCAATACATTTACGAATATTGGTGGATTTGGTGGATTTTTAGGGGCTTCGTTAAGAGCAACTTTCTATGGTGAAGGTGCGAGTCATAAAGAGATTCTTATTGCCATTTCAAAAATCGCCGTTTTCTTATTGTCAGGGTTATCAATCTTATCTTTAGTTGCTTTAGGCAGTTTTTCTTTACCAGGATATGGGGAAGGTTTTCGTCATTACTGGCCATGGTTAGTTGGTGGAGGATTATATTTCCCTATTTTATTTACTTTTACGAAAATAAAAAGTAAAACATTGTTTACTGATTTGCCATTAAAACGTGAATTTAAATTGATTGTCGGCTCTGTGTTAGAATGGAGCGGGGCAATGGGATGTTTTATTTTGATTGGATATCTATTACAAGAACCCATTCAGTTAGGGCAAGTTTTCCCATTATTTGTGATTGCCTCGATTATTGGGATTGTATCAATGGTGCCAGGAGGCGTTGGAACCTTTGATGTCTTTATGATTTACGGGTTAGGACAATTAGGGGTCTCGAAAGAGTTAGCTGTTGTGTGGCTCTTGTTTTATCGAATTTTTTACTACATTATTCCATTTTTTATTGGAATTTCATTTTTCACTCACGATGGCGCACAAAAAATTAATCGCTACCTAGATGGTTTACCTAAGCAATTTATTCAAAAGGTTGCTCATGGCTTTTTAGTTGTTTTTGTTTATTCATCGGGAATTATGATGATTTTAATTTCAACAGTGCCTAATTTAGCGTTTAACAGCCACTTATTTGCTAGGCTTTATCCATTTACTTTCTTCTTTCTTACTCAATTGAGCAATGTGATTTTTGGTTTCTTATTGTTAGGCTTAGCCCGTGGCATTGAAGGGAAGGTAAAAAAAGCTTATTGGCCTACGATTATTATTTTAGGTTTTGGTATTTTAAATACACTAACCAAAGACTTTTCTTGGGGATTAACGATTTTTTTAGGAATCGTTATTGTGTGTGTGTATCTATCTAGGCATGAATTTTATCGAAATAAACTTGTTTATTCTTGGGGAAAAGCTTTATTAGATGGCGCTGTTTTATTTGGTAGTTTGTTATTGTATATTTTAGTTGGCTACTTCAATTCGCCAAGATTCCATCACCGTCGACCGATTCTATTCCATTCTTCACTATTTCCAACTGGTCACGTTTGGCTAGCGGGGTTAATTGGCGTTGTGATTGGTTTAATCAGCTTAGCCATTGTCATTAGTTACTTGATGCGGTCAAAATTGAAAATTGGGGTTTCACTGGATGAGGAACGTTTAAAAGCGGTCATTAATCAGTTTGGTGGAAATGAAGTGAGTCATTTGGCCTTTTTACGAGATAAATATTTTTATTACTATGGCGAAGACCAAGTAGTTTTCCAATTTCGTCAAGAAGCCGATAAATTAGTCGTGATGGGAGAACCTATTGGAGATTCCTCTTTATTTGAAAAAGCCATTGTCGATTTTATGGATGTAGCCGATCAATTTGGTTACTCAGTAGTATTTTATGAAGTAAGTGGTTCATTGGTGATGATTTTACATGAACTTGGCTATGACTTTATGAAGGTTGGAGAGGAAGGACATGTTTCTTTACCCGAATTTACCTTGTCTGGGAAAAAACGAAGAGCCGAACGGGCTCTTGTGAATAAAATTGAACGGGAAGGCTATCTATTTGAAATGCTTCAACCGCCTTTTTCTGCAAGTCAGTTTGAAGAATTAAAACAGATTTCTGACGAATGGTTAGAAAAACGAACTGAAAAAGGTTTTTCTCTTGGATTTTATGATGAGTTCTATTTAAATCAAGCTGAAATTGCGGTTGTGAAGACGCCTGAAGGACAGTTGATTGCGTTTGCTTCAATGATGCCAACAGGGTCAGATGAATTGATTTCGATTGATTTAATGCGTTATAAAACAAAAGAAGCACCTAATGGTGTAATGGATTATTTATTTATCAAACTATTTGAATACAATCAAGAACTCGGGTTCCAAGCCTTTAATATGGGCATGGCACCTCTCTCAAATGTTGGAGCGACGCGTTATAGTTTTATTAGTGAACGAATTGCAGGGTTGCTTTATCGCTTTGGGACGAAATTGTATGGCTTTCAAGGTTTACGTCACTACAAAGAAAAATACGTGACTACTTGGATTCCTAAATATGTTGCTTTTAGGAAAAAAAGTTCGATTCTCTTTACGATGTTGCAATTAGTTACCTTAGTAGGAAAAAAACGTCAAATTGATATAAAATAA
- a CDS encoding post-transcriptional regulator produces the protein MDSFVEYERYTPWLSLKIKEFHKLGYSQINEEDLWRYLTRFSWKRKTPEHYYQQISQICKLSPNDYLDFASLEAQIYKVDSLDLMEIDDLL, from the coding sequence ATGGATTCATTTGTTGAGTACGAACGATACACCCCATGGTTATCTTTAAAAATTAAAGAGTTTCATAAACTAGGTTACTCACAAATCAATGAAGAAGATTTATGGCGCTATCTCACTCGTTTTAGCTGGAAAAGAAAAACACCTGAACATTATTATCAACAAATTTCGCAAATTTGTAAATTGTCTCCAAATGATTATTTAGATTTTGCATCTTTAGAGGCCCAAATTTATAAGGTAGATTCTTTAGACTTAATGGAAATTGATGATTTATTGTAA
- the adhE gene encoding bifunctional acetaldehyde-CoA/alcohol dehydrogenase, producing MVKAKVETQVAEENNVQTMIDGLASKGLEALKILETFDQEKVDYIVHQMALAGLEQHMPLAKMAVEETGRGIYEDKCIKNMFATESIWNSIKHNKTVGVISDDEQTQLMEVAAPVGIVCGVTPVTNPTSTTMFKAMISIKTRNPIIFAFHPSAQKCSAEAARILYEAAIKAGAPEGCIQWVEYPSLEATSTLMNHPDIAIVLATGGSGMVKSAYSTGKPALGVGPGNVPSYIEKTAKIKRAVNDVIASKSFDNGMICASEQAVIVDAEIYDEVKAEFERHQVYVVKAKELAKLEAVVMNEGKYAVNAAIVGKSAYEIAKLAGIKVPERTKILIAELDGAGADYPLSREKLSPVLAMMKAESTKHAFELCETMLELGGLGHSAAIHTLDDNLAREFGIQMKACRILVNSPTAQGGIGDLYNNMIPSLTLGCGSYGKNSISKNVSTINLLNIKTIAKRRKNMQWFRLPSRVYFEKNSVQYLQKMENVERVFLVCDPGMVQFGYADLVMKELYKRQNNVKIEVFSQVEPNPSSNTVKAGTEAMIAFEPDTIIALGGGSAMDAAKGMWLFYEKPETEFFGAKQKFLDIRKRTYKIPSLTKTQFVCIPTTSGTGSEVTPFAVITDSETHVKYPLADYALTPDVAIIDSQFVMSVPKSVTADTGMDVLTHAIESYVSVMASDYTRGLSLQAIKLVFENLRDSYNTANEEAREKMHNASTMAGMAFANAFLGINHSIAHKIGGEYNIPHGRTNAILMPHVIRYNAKDPSKHALFPKYEYFRADEDYADIARFMGFKGNSTAELVESLVQEIIKLGKDLNIDMSLKGQGVTQATLDTTVDRMAELAFEDQCTTANPKEPLIVELRQIIIDSYIGE from the coding sequence ATGGTTAAAGCTAAAGTAGAAACACAAGTTGCAGAAGAAAACAATGTTCAAACAATGATTGATGGATTAGCAAGCAAAGGACTAGAAGCATTAAAAATCCTTGAAACATTCGATCAAGAAAAAGTTGACTACATTGTCCATCAAATGGCACTAGCTGGATTAGAACAACATATGCCATTGGCTAAAATGGCTGTTGAAGAAACGGGCCGTGGTATTTATGAAGATAAATGTATTAAAAACATGTTTGCGACTGAATCTATTTGGAATTCAATCAAACACAATAAAACAGTTGGTGTTATTAGCGACGACGAACAAACTCAACTAATGGAAGTTGCAGCTCCAGTTGGAATCGTTTGTGGCGTTACTCCTGTGACAAATCCAACATCAACAACTATGTTTAAAGCGATGATTTCAATTAAAACGCGTAACCCAATTATTTTTGCTTTCCATCCATCAGCTCAAAAATGTTCAGCTGAAGCAGCTCGTATTCTTTACGAAGCAGCTATCAAAGCAGGAGCGCCTGAAGGATGTATCCAATGGGTTGAATACCCATCACTTGAAGCAACAAGCACATTAATGAACCACCCAGACATTGCGATCGTTTTAGCAACAGGTGGATCAGGGATGGTAAAATCAGCTTATTCAACTGGTAAACCAGCACTTGGCGTAGGCCCAGGAAATGTTCCAAGTTATATTGAAAAAACTGCAAAAATTAAACGTGCTGTTAATGACGTAATTGCATCAAAATCATTTGATAATGGAATGATTTGTGCCTCAGAGCAAGCCGTAATCGTAGATGCTGAAATTTACGACGAAGTAAAAGCTGAATTTGAAAGACATCAAGTATATGTAGTAAAAGCTAAAGAATTAGCAAAATTAGAAGCCGTTGTAATGAACGAAGGAAAATATGCTGTAAACGCAGCAATCGTTGGGAAATCTGCTTATGAAATTGCTAAATTAGCAGGGATTAAAGTGCCAGAAAGAACTAAAATCTTAATTGCTGAATTAGATGGTGCTGGCGCTGACTATCCATTGTCACGTGAAAAATTATCACCAGTATTGGCGATGATGAAAGCAGAAAGCACTAAACATGCCTTTGAATTATGTGAAACAATGTTAGAACTTGGTGGTCTAGGTCATTCAGCAGCAATTCACACATTAGATGACAACTTAGCACGTGAATTTGGTATTCAAATGAAAGCTTGTCGTATCCTTGTAAACTCTCCAACTGCGCAAGGTGGGATTGGTGATTTATACAACAACATGATTCCATCACTAACACTAGGTTGTGGATCTTATGGTAAAAACTCAATTTCAAAAAATGTTTCAACAATCAACTTATTGAATATTAAAACAATCGCGAAACGGAGAAAAAATATGCAATGGTTTAGACTTCCTTCAAGAGTATACTTCGAAAAAAATTCAGTACAATATTTACAAAAAATGGAAAATGTTGAACGCGTCTTCTTAGTATGTGATCCAGGAATGGTTCAATTCGGATACGCTGACTTAGTAATGAAAGAACTATACAAACGTCAAAATAACGTTAAAATCGAAGTCTTCTCACAAGTAGAGCCAAACCCATCTTCAAACACCGTTAAAGCAGGTACAGAAGCAATGATCGCCTTTGAACCAGATACAATCATTGCACTTGGTGGTGGATCTGCAATGGATGCGGCTAAAGGTATGTGGTTATTCTATGAAAAACCAGAAACTGAATTCTTTGGAGCAAAACAAAAATTCTTAGATATCAGAAAACGTACGTACAAAATTCCATCATTAACAAAAACACAATTTGTATGTATCCCAACAACTTCAGGAACAGGTTCAGAAGTAACACCATTTGCAGTAATTACAGATAGTGAAACACATGTGAAATACCCATTAGCCGACTACGCGTTAACACCAGACGTAGCGATTATTGATTCACAATTCGTGATGAGTGTTCCTAAATCAGTAACTGCTGACACAGGTATGGACGTATTAACTCACGCAATCGAGTCGTATGTATCTGTCATGGCAAGTGACTATACTCGTGGACTAAGCTTACAAGCAATCAAATTAGTTTTTGAAAACCTACGTGATTCTTATAATACAGCAAATGAAGAAGCAAGAGAAAAAATGCATAATGCGTCAACAATGGCTGGTATGGCTTTTGCCAATGCCTTCCTAGGAATTAACCACTCAATTGCCCACAAAATTGGTGGAGAGTATAATATTCCTCATGGTCGTACAAATGCGATCCTAATGCCACATGTTATTCGTTATAATGCTAAAGATCCTTCAAAACACGCTTTATTCCCTAAATACGAATATTTCCGTGCAGATGAAGACTATGCTGATATTGCTCGCTTTATGGGCTTCAAAGGCAACTCAACAGCTGAATTAGTTGAATCACTTGTTCAAGAAATCATCAAATTAGGTAAAGATTTGAACATTGATATGAGTCTAAAAGGTCAAGGTGTCACTCAAGCGACATTAGATACAACCGTAGATCGTATGGCAGAATTAGCTTTCGAAGATCAATGTACAACAGCAAATCCAAAAGAACCATTAATCGTTGAATTACGCCAAATTATTATTGATTCATATATTGGTGAATAA
- a CDS encoding metal-dependent transcriptional regulator, whose protein sequence is MTPNKEDYLKIIFELGGANQKINNKQIVTGLSVSAASVSEMMSKLLKEGYIDHTPYQGAQLTEAGLHEASILVRKHRLWEVFLVEHLGFSWNEVHDEAEVLEHVTSSNLANHLEEYLNFPANCPHGGVIPDKQGKIIESPLQTLVEMSVDTDVKIQRVLDDRELLDYLVTVGINIGDQCRITEIGAYEGPITLTKDGQAIQISYKAACNLFIQPL, encoded by the coding sequence ATGACACCCAATAAAGAAGACTATTTAAAAATTATATTTGAATTAGGCGGAGCCAATCAAAAAATAAATAATAAACAAATTGTAACTGGTTTAAGTGTTTCAGCAGCATCTGTTAGTGAGATGATGTCGAAATTACTAAAAGAAGGCTACATTGACCATACTCCTTATCAAGGAGCACAATTGACAGAAGCTGGTTTACATGAAGCCAGTATTTTAGTACGCAAGCATCGCTTGTGGGAAGTCTTTTTAGTTGAACATTTAGGTTTTTCTTGGAATGAAGTCCATGACGAAGCAGAAGTTTTGGAGCATGTAACGTCTTCTAATCTAGCGAATCATTTAGAAGAATACCTAAATTTCCCAGCCAACTGTCCTCATGGCGGAGTAATTCCTGATAAACAAGGGAAGATTATCGAAAGTCCACTACAAACCTTAGTAGAAATGTCAGTAGATACAGATGTGAAAATTCAGCGAGTATTAGATGATCGTGAATTGTTAGATTATTTAGTGACAGTAGGAATTAACATTGGAGACCAATGTCGAATTACTGAAATAGGTGCTTATGAAGGGCCAATTACATTAACTAAAGATGGGCAGGCCATTCAGATTAGCTATAAAGCAGCCTGCAATTTATTTATTCAACCATTATAA